In a single window of the Prochlorococcus marinus str. AS9601 genome:
- a CDS encoding SpoIID/LytB domain-containing protein, with product MKLKFAFLNLFLGCISLLVINTKFISNAKGEELLKVELHNEIKKGKFLIGLKQYLGGENDSFSEKKNINFTTNKGFVNLISSNGIKHKSKQINITWADIPVKNPKTIERIVFGPFASYESAKKQSEKLRDKGFDTTVAYPKNWEVWIPFQEDLPEFELKNKIYRKIKNFQITPVLRNDYSGIKLEGPICIYSEEKIKINGVNFGKNFYLIKDLYGTWTLVQKIEFDDYLAGVLPYEIGPNSPLEALKAQAVIARTWGIFNSDRFNMDKYHLCISTQCQVYKPSEISYKNVQKAIDETSNLILTHENQPINAFYHGSNGGVSATAGESWQIQDYSYFNSIIDGSKSLNNIFKLPITNEFYLNNFLDFDKEQFYGSNHSLFRWNKKISSLEIKEKLIKNKLININEDVLDLNSIERGSSGRVTKLEIQTDKGNKSIVLVKDDIRRVLNFIPSNLFTINKLNDDLWLLRGGGFGHGVGLSQSGAIEMAKLGFSYEQILNHYYRNAKLKKFEILSQWKLSN from the coding sequence ATGAAACTTAAATTTGCCTTTTTAAACTTATTTTTAGGTTGTATTTCTCTTTTAGTAATAAACACTAAATTTATTTCAAATGCAAAAGGAGAAGAATTGCTAAAGGTTGAACTCCATAATGAAATTAAAAAAGGAAAATTTTTAATTGGTTTAAAGCAATATTTAGGTGGGGAGAATGATAGTTTTTCGGAGAAAAAGAATATAAACTTTACAACTAATAAAGGTTTTGTAAACTTGATATCGTCCAACGGTATTAAGCATAAATCAAAACAGATAAATATTACCTGGGCGGATATTCCTGTTAAAAATCCAAAAACAATTGAAAGAATTGTTTTTGGTCCTTTTGCTAGCTATGAATCGGCAAAAAAACAATCAGAGAAACTAAGAGATAAGGGATTTGATACGACTGTTGCCTACCCTAAAAATTGGGAAGTATGGATTCCATTTCAAGAGGATCTGCCAGAGTTTGAATTAAAAAATAAGATTTATAGAAAAATAAAAAATTTTCAAATTACTCCTGTTCTTAGAAATGACTACAGTGGTATAAAACTTGAAGGTCCCATATGTATTTATTCTGAAGAGAAAATAAAAATAAATGGTGTTAATTTTGGCAAAAATTTTTATTTAATAAAGGATTTATATGGAACTTGGACCTTAGTTCAAAAAATTGAATTTGATGACTATTTGGCAGGTGTTTTGCCATATGAAATTGGACCGAATTCTCCTTTAGAAGCACTCAAGGCTCAAGCAGTTATTGCAAGAACTTGGGGCATATTTAATTCTGATAGATTTAATATGGATAAATATCATTTATGTATAAGCACTCAATGTCAAGTTTATAAGCCTTCTGAAATTTCATATAAAAACGTACAAAAAGCCATAGACGAAACTTCAAATTTAATTCTCACTCATGAAAATCAACCAATAAATGCTTTTTATCATGGTTCTAATGGTGGAGTATCTGCTACTGCAGGCGAGTCTTGGCAAATTCAAGATTATTCTTATTTCAATTCAATCATTGATGGCTCTAAATCATTAAATAACATTTTTAAACTACCAATTACAAATGAATTTTATTTAAATAATTTTTTAGATTTTGATAAGGAACAGTTTTATGGGAGTAATCATTCTCTTTTTCGATGGAATAAGAAAATTTCTAGTCTTGAAATTAAAGAAAAGTTAATTAAAAACAAACTTATAAATATTAATGAAGATGTTTTGGATTTAAATTCTATTGAACGTGGTTCTAGTGGCAGAGTGACAAAATTGGAAATACAAACTGACAAGGGTAATAAATCTATTGTTCTTGTTAAAGATGATATTCGACGGGTATTAAATTTTATACCTAGTAATTTGTTTACTATTAATAAATTAAATGATGATTTATGGCTTTTGAGAGGAGGAGGCTTCGGTCATGGTGTAGGTTTATCTCAGTCAGGAGCAATTGAAATGGCTAAATTAGGATTCTCTTATGAACAAATATTGAATCATTACTATCGAAATGCAAAACTAAAAAAATTTGAGATATTGTCTCAATGGAAGTTAAGTAATTAA
- the rpmI gene encoding 50S ribosomal protein L35, giving the protein MSKLKTRKSAAKRFKATATGKFMRRRAFHNHLLDHKSSKLKRHLSTKAVVDERDADNVRLMIPYA; this is encoded by the coding sequence ATGTCTAAACTAAAAACTCGTAAATCAGCTGCCAAAAGATTTAAAGCTACTGCGACGGGTAAATTCATGAGAAGAAGAGCTTTCCATAATCATTTACTTGATCATAAAAGCTCAAAATTAAAAAGACATCTATCAACAAAAGCCGTAGTTGATGAAAGAGATGCTGATAATGTAAGATTAATGATTCCATACGCATAA
- the rplT gene encoding 50S ribosomal protein L20 gives MARVKRGNIARKRRNKILNLAKGFRGGNKNLFRTANQRVMKALCNAYRDRRRRKRDFRRLWISRINASARINGTNYSKLINGMKNADIIINRKMLAQLAITDPKCFEKIVSSVSQ, from the coding sequence ATGGCACGGGTAAAAAGAGGCAACATAGCCAGAAAAAGAAGAAACAAAATCTTAAATCTTGCAAAAGGTTTTAGAGGCGGCAACAAAAATCTTTTCAGAACCGCAAACCAAAGAGTGATGAAAGCTCTTTGTAATGCTTATAGGGATAGAAGAAGAAGAAAAAGAGATTTTAGAAGACTTTGGATTTCTAGAATTAACGCATCTGCGAGGATAAATGGAACAAATTATAGCAAGTTAATAAATGGGATGAAAAATGCAGATATTATCATTAACAGAAAAATGCTTGCTCAATTAGCCATAACCGATCCTAAGTGTTTTGAAAAAATTGTTTCTTCCGTAAGTCAGTAG
- a CDS encoding tetratricopeptide repeat protein, which yields MEISSFQSYLIILFVVLIIISIFVFRQFLKTRSEELNLVKFEQKGLDSLTQATELYEFGSIQIKKRLYPEATKTFLKAIENYENEPDEAKAIINNALGFSYAAQNEFKKAIKHYKSAIKSLPEYPIALNNLASAQQRLLEYDLAYETYQKVLVIDPKNKTAIKKSKELEKRNNYEPYKGIKDKGF from the coding sequence ATGGAAATATCTTCCTTTCAATCTTATTTAATAATTCTTTTTGTTGTATTAATAATAATTTCTATCTTTGTATTCAGACAATTTCTAAAAACCAGGAGTGAAGAATTAAATTTAGTCAAATTCGAGCAGAAAGGTTTAGATTCTCTCACTCAAGCTACAGAATTATATGAATTTGGGTCTATTCAAATAAAAAAAAGATTATATCCTGAAGCTACTAAAACTTTTTTAAAAGCAATTGAAAATTATGAAAATGAACCTGATGAAGCCAAAGCGATAATAAATAATGCTTTAGGATTTTCTTATGCTGCTCAAAATGAATTTAAGAAAGCAATTAAACACTATAAATCTGCAATAAAATCACTTCCAGAATATCCTATAGCCCTAAATAACCTCGCATCAGCACAACAGCGTTTACTTGAGTACGACTTGGCATATGAAACTTATCAAAAAGTTTTGGTGATAGATCCAAAAAACAAAACAGCAATAAAAAAAAGTAAGGAATTAGAAAAAAGAAACAATTATGAACCTTATAAAGGTATTAAGGATAAGGGATTCTAA
- a CDS encoding thiazole synthase, giving the protein MENYSSLLIGGKQFSSRLMVGTGKYKSTQDMVASLSNSETEIITVAVRRIKNDQTGENLLEKINWEKYWMLPNTAGCVNSDEAVRIAILGRELAKLSGQEENNFVKLEVIPDKKYLLPDPIETLKAAEILIKKGFAVLPYINADPILAKRLEEIGCATVMPLGSPIGSGQGLLNLSNIRIIIENSKVPVIIDAGIGVPSEASQAMEIGADGVLINSAIAQAANPPLMAQAINYSVKAGRQAFLAGRIKKQDFAVASSPEKNISI; this is encoded by the coding sequence ATGGAAAATTATTCTTCTTTACTAATTGGTGGAAAACAATTTTCCAGTAGATTAATGGTTGGTACTGGCAAATACAAATCTACTCAAGATATGGTGGCAAGTTTGTCAAATTCTGAAACGGAAATTATAACCGTCGCTGTTAGAAGAATTAAAAATGATCAGACCGGAGAAAATTTACTCGAAAAGATCAACTGGGAAAAATACTGGATGCTTCCTAATACAGCTGGTTGTGTTAATTCCGATGAGGCAGTCAGAATAGCAATTTTAGGTAGAGAACTTGCAAAATTATCTGGTCAAGAAGAAAATAATTTTGTGAAGTTAGAAGTTATTCCTGACAAAAAGTATTTGCTACCAGATCCAATAGAAACTCTTAAAGCAGCCGAAATTTTAATTAAAAAAGGTTTCGCTGTACTACCTTATATCAATGCAGATCCCATTCTTGCAAAAAGACTAGAAGAAATAGGTTGTGCAACTGTAATGCCATTGGGCTCTCCCATAGGCTCCGGGCAAGGTTTGTTAAATTTATCAAATATAAGGATTATTATTGAGAATTCAAAAGTGCCAGTAATAATTGACGCAGGAATTGGGGTACCTAGTGAAGCTTCTCAAGCTATGGAAATTGGAGCTGATGGTGTTTTAATCAATAGTGCAATAGCACAAGCTGCAAATCCTCCTCTAATGGCTCAAGCGATAAATTATAGTGTGAAAGCTGGCAGGCAAGCTTTTCTGGCAGGAAGAATTAAAAAACAAGACTTTGCAGTAGCAAGTTCGCCGGAAAAAAATATATCTATCTAA
- a CDS encoding NAD-dependent epimerase/dehydratase family protein, whose protein sequence is MKVIVLGGDGFCGWPCAVNLAEQNHDVIIVDNLSRRKIDIDLEVESLTPISSITERLSAWEETGGKPMRFLNMDISKQYQKLLNLLIDEKPDSVIHFAEQRAAPYSMKSSFTKRYTVDNNVNGTHNLLAAIVESNLDIHVVHLGTMGVYGYGSHRGATIPEGYLKVEVPQPDGSRFEEEILHPASPGSVYHMTKTLDQLLFLYYNKNDLVRITDLHQGIVWGTNTEATLKDPRLTNRFDYDGDYGTVLNRFLMQAAIGYPLSVHGTGGQTRAFIHIKDSVKCVQLALENPPKSGERVKIFNQMTESHQVGELAKKVASLTGAEINYLPNPRNEAVENDLIVDNKCFIELGLNPTTLDNGLLEEVVEVAKKYSNRCDLNRIPCVSSWTKKQAEAIKTN, encoded by the coding sequence GTGAAAGTTATTGTTCTAGGTGGAGATGGTTTTTGCGGTTGGCCTTGTGCGGTGAATTTAGCAGAGCAAAATCATGATGTAATTATTGTCGACAATTTAAGTCGTAGAAAAATTGATATTGATCTAGAGGTAGAATCTTTAACTCCAATTTCTTCCATAACAGAACGACTTTCTGCATGGGAAGAGACTGGAGGCAAGCCTATGAGATTTCTTAACATGGATATCTCTAAGCAATATCAAAAATTACTCAATTTGCTCATTGATGAAAAACCAGATTCCGTGATCCATTTTGCAGAACAAAGAGCAGCACCATACTCGATGAAATCGAGTTTTACCAAAAGATATACAGTAGATAATAATGTTAATGGCACCCACAACTTGCTTGCTGCGATAGTAGAGAGTAATTTAGATATTCATGTTGTTCATTTAGGAACAATGGGAGTCTACGGATATGGATCACATAGAGGTGCAACAATTCCAGAAGGTTATCTAAAAGTTGAAGTTCCACAACCTGATGGAAGCCGCTTTGAAGAAGAAATATTACACCCTGCAAGCCCAGGTAGTGTCTACCACATGACTAAAACTTTAGATCAATTATTATTTCTTTACTACAACAAAAATGATCTTGTAAGGATCACTGATCTACACCAAGGCATTGTTTGGGGAACAAATACAGAAGCAACTTTAAAAGATCCTAGATTGACAAACAGATTTGACTATGACGGAGATTATGGAACTGTTTTAAACAGATTTCTAATGCAAGCTGCAATTGGATATCCATTAAGTGTTCATGGGACAGGAGGGCAAACAAGAGCATTTATACATATAAAAGACTCTGTCAAATGCGTACAACTTGCTCTTGAAAATCCTCCAAAATCTGGAGAAAGAGTCAAAATCTTTAATCAAATGACTGAGAGTCATCAAGTTGGAGAACTAGCTAAAAAAGTTGCTTCTCTAACTGGAGCTGAAATCAATTATTTACCAAATCCAAGGAATGAAGCAGTAGAAAATGATCTAATTGTTGATAATAAATGCTTTATAGAATTAGGTTTAAACCCAACTACTCTTGATAATGGCTTATTAGAAGAAGTTGTTGAAGTTGCTAAAAAATACTCCAATAGATGTGATCTTAATCGCATACCTTGTGTTTCATCCTGGACAAAAAAACAAGCTGAGGCTATTAAGACTAATTAA
- a CDS encoding glycosyltransferase family 4 protein, whose amino-acid sequence MKIALFTETFLPKVDGIVTRLTKTIEFLIKNGDEVIIFCPEGCPESYMGATVVGVAAMPLPLYPELKLGLPGPAVSDKLEKFNPDLIHVVNPAVLGLGGIWLAKTNNIPLIASYHTHLPKYLEHYGMGMLEPLLWELLKAAHNQALLNLCTSTAMVNELKDKGIQRTALWQRGVDTYSFRPDLRNEKMRDKLFGKYKDANYLLIYVGRLSAEKQIERIKPVLESIPNACLALVGDGPYRNQLEKIFENTKTNFIGYLSGNELASAYASGDIFLFPSSTETLGLVLLEAMAAGCPVIGANKGGIPDIISDGINGCLYDPDEKDNGVQSLIEATKKILENEDKREIMRKEARNEAEKWDWNQATLQLQNYYSETLKEID is encoded by the coding sequence GTGAAAATTGCATTGTTTACTGAAACTTTTTTACCTAAAGTTGACGGCATAGTCACAAGACTGACTAAAACAATTGAATTTTTAATAAAAAATGGTGATGAAGTTATAATTTTTTGTCCAGAGGGGTGTCCAGAATCATATATGGGAGCAACTGTAGTGGGAGTTGCTGCAATGCCATTACCCTTATATCCAGAGTTGAAGCTTGGCTTACCAGGCCCTGCAGTCTCAGATAAGTTAGAAAAATTTAACCCAGATTTAATACATGTTGTTAATCCAGCTGTACTTGGCTTAGGTGGCATATGGTTGGCGAAAACTAATAATATTCCTTTAATTGCTAGCTACCATACTCATCTTCCGAAATATCTGGAACATTACGGTATGGGTATGCTAGAGCCACTTTTGTGGGAATTACTTAAAGCAGCTCATAATCAAGCATTGTTAAATTTGTGTACTTCCACCGCTATGGTCAATGAATTAAAAGATAAAGGTATTCAAAGGACTGCTCTTTGGCAAAGAGGAGTAGATACTTACAGTTTCAGACCAGATTTAAGAAATGAGAAAATGAGAGATAAATTATTTGGAAAATATAAAGATGCTAATTATTTATTGATTTATGTAGGAAGATTATCCGCAGAAAAACAAATTGAGAGAATTAAACCAGTCTTAGAAAGTATCCCTAATGCTTGTCTAGCACTTGTAGGCGACGGACCGTATAGAAACCAACTTGAAAAAATCTTCGAAAATACCAAGACTAATTTCATAGGATATTTATCTGGTAATGAACTTGCTAGCGCCTATGCCTCTGGAGATATATTTTTATTTCCCTCTAGTACAGAAACACTTGGTTTAGTTTTACTCGAAGCAATGGCCGCAGGATGTCCAGTTATCGGAGCCAACAAGGGGGGAATTCCAGATATAATTAGCGATGGGATAAATGGTTGTTTATATGATCCAGATGAAAAAGATAATGGGGTACAAAGTTTGATTGAAGCAACAAAAAAAATTCTAGAGAATGAAGATAAAAGAGAAATTATGAGAAAAGAGGCGCGAAACGAAGCAGAAAAATGGGATTGGAATCAAGCAACGTTACAACTGCAAAATTATTATTCAGAAACGCTCAAAGAAATAGATTAA
- the gcvP gene encoding aminomethyl-transferring glycine dehydrogenase: protein MTSKFGSDLFVDRHLGLGDNDERIMLNKLGFNNIDQFINQVIPEDIQLKDKSSEILPQGCSEIEALNELEEIANKNTKMRSLIGLGYYDNHMPKVIQRHVLENPRWYTSYTPYQAEIAQGRLEALFNFQTIVCELTGFPVANASLLDEGTAAAESMAMSFSARKNKSSKVYLVESNVFDHTFNVLQTRAKPLGISLKRFTQSNLPNHDDVFGMLLQLPGKNGQLYDPTFLISQAHRSEIIVTACIDPLAQVLIKPISEFGVDVAVGSMQRFGVPMGFGGPHAAYFACSEQYKRLIPGRIVGQTLSKNGEKSLRLALQTREQHIRREKATSNICTAQSLLAIISSFYAIYHGPSGLTQIAKRLVELRINLESSLAALGFDIPDGIRFDSVDVYSEHSQRIHNEALKNGYNLRILPLGSTIENSTGFGISLDELSNEKEIKDILTFIANLLEKEDDLEHIKFDKEFHLESLALRSSEWMQQDIFTNYQSETELMRYIFRLAEKDFSLVDGMMPLGSCTMKLNSAAELNPVSWANLSSMHPFSPLDQTKGYSKIISDLEKWISEIVGLKSVSFQPNAGSQGEFAGLLAINSYFESRGELLRKKCLIPKSAHGTNPASAVMAGFDVLTVECDDEGNIDYQDLSIKVKKFDNQIGALMLTYPSTHGVFELQIRKICDLIHSVGGFVYLDGANLNAQVGLCKPGNYGVDVCHLNLHKTFCIPHGGGGPGVGPVAASETLSPYLPTHSLMDNNLSNSLNFVSSAKHGSASILPISWMYIKMAGLSGLRKATSHAILSANYIAHSLKHKFKILYKGKNNFVAHECILDFRDLKSKTGLSVNDLAKRLIDYSFHAPTISWPVPETIMIEPTESESLAEVDRFCEAMLLIGEEISEIENNYELKNNNVISNSPHTLKELIADNWQYPYSKEKASFPYKTPTTIKFWSSVSRINNAYGDRNLICSCNVNQDETLEEKKCA, encoded by the coding sequence ATGACATCTAAATTTGGGTCTGATTTGTTTGTAGATAGGCATCTTGGGTTAGGAGATAATGACGAAAGAATTATGCTGAACAAGCTTGGTTTTAATAATATTGATCAATTTATAAATCAAGTTATTCCTGAAGATATTCAGCTTAAAGATAAATCTTCAGAAATATTGCCCCAAGGTTGTTCAGAAATTGAGGCTTTAAACGAATTAGAAGAGATTGCGAATAAAAATACTAAAATGAGATCACTTATAGGTCTTGGTTATTATGACAATCATATGCCTAAAGTAATCCAAAGACATGTTCTTGAAAATCCAAGGTGGTACACGTCTTATACTCCATATCAAGCAGAAATTGCACAAGGAAGATTAGAAGCTCTATTTAATTTTCAGACTATTGTTTGTGAACTAACAGGATTCCCTGTCGCCAATGCATCTTTGTTGGATGAGGGTACTGCTGCAGCAGAATCCATGGCCATGAGTTTTTCGGCAAGAAAAAATAAATCTTCAAAAGTTTACTTAGTGGAGTCAAATGTTTTTGATCATACTTTTAATGTTCTACAAACCAGAGCAAAACCTTTGGGAATATCTTTAAAACGCTTTACTCAAAGCAACCTTCCTAATCATGATGATGTTTTTGGAATGCTGTTGCAATTACCTGGTAAAAATGGTCAATTATATGATCCCACATTCTTAATATCCCAAGCACATCGATCAGAAATTATTGTTACGGCATGTATTGATCCACTAGCACAAGTTTTGATTAAACCAATTTCTGAATTTGGTGTTGATGTAGCAGTGGGTAGTATGCAAAGATTTGGTGTACCAATGGGTTTTGGCGGTCCCCATGCAGCATATTTTGCTTGTAGCGAGCAATATAAAAGGCTGATACCCGGAAGAATTGTTGGGCAAACTCTCTCTAAAAATGGAGAAAAATCTCTAAGACTAGCATTGCAAACAAGAGAGCAACATATTAGAAGGGAAAAGGCCACCAGTAATATTTGTACTGCTCAATCTTTATTAGCCATAATTTCTTCTTTTTATGCTATTTATCATGGACCCTCTGGATTAACGCAAATTGCTAAGAGATTAGTTGAGTTGAGAATAAATTTAGAATCAAGTTTAGCTGCTTTAGGTTTTGATATTCCTGATGGGATAAGATTTGATAGTGTTGATGTTTATTCTGAGCACTCCCAGAGGATCCATAATGAAGCTTTAAAAAATGGCTACAACTTAAGAATTTTGCCGTTGGGATCAACTATTGAAAATTCAACTGGCTTTGGGATCTCTTTAGATGAGCTTAGTAATGAAAAAGAAATAAAAGATATTTTGACTTTCATAGCAAACCTTTTAGAAAAAGAAGATGATTTAGAGCATATAAAATTTGATAAAGAATTTCATCTTGAAAGTTTAGCTTTGAGATCCAGTGAATGGATGCAGCAAGATATATTCACAAATTATCAAAGTGAAACTGAATTAATGAGATATATATTCCGACTTGCAGAAAAAGATTTTTCTTTGGTAGATGGGATGATGCCATTGGGAAGCTGTACCATGAAGTTAAATTCTGCAGCAGAGTTAAATCCAGTCTCTTGGGCTAATTTATCTTCCATGCATCCTTTTTCCCCACTAGATCAAACTAAAGGCTATTCAAAAATTATATCTGACCTAGAAAAATGGATAAGTGAGATTGTTGGTTTAAAATCAGTTTCTTTTCAACCAAATGCAGGCTCTCAAGGAGAGTTTGCAGGTTTATTGGCAATTAATTCTTATTTTGAATCAAGAGGTGAACTGTTAAGAAAAAAATGTTTAATTCCAAAAAGTGCTCATGGAACAAATCCTGCTAGTGCAGTTATGGCAGGTTTTGACGTGTTAACTGTTGAATGTGATGACGAAGGAAATATTGATTATCAAGATTTGTCAATTAAGGTCAAGAAATTTGATAACCAAATAGGGGCTCTTATGTTGACTTATCCCTCTACTCATGGAGTTTTTGAATTACAAATCAGAAAGATATGTGATTTAATTCATTCTGTGGGAGGATTTGTCTATTTAGATGGAGCAAATTTGAACGCTCAGGTTGGATTATGCAAACCTGGAAACTATGGGGTTGATGTTTGTCATTTGAACTTACATAAAACATTCTGCATTCCGCATGGAGGTGGTGGTCCAGGAGTAGGTCCAGTTGCTGCATCAGAAACTTTAAGCCCGTACCTTCCTACTCATTCTTTAATGGATAATAATTTATCTAATAGTTTAAATTTCGTATCTTCTGCCAAGCATGGGAGTGCAAGTATCCTTCCAATAAGTTGGATGTATATAAAAATGGCAGGTCTTAGTGGGTTAAGGAAAGCAACTTCGCACGCAATTTTATCTGCAAATTATATTGCGCATTCCTTAAAACATAAATTCAAGATTCTTTATAAAGGAAAAAATAATTTTGTCGCACATGAATGTATTTTAGATTTTAGAGATTTAAAATCCAAAACTGGATTGAGTGTCAATGATTTAGCTAAACGATTAATTGATTATAGTTTTCATGCCCCAACTATTAGTTGGCCTGTGCCAGAAACCATAATGATAGAGCCTACTGAAAGTGAAAGTTTGGCAGAAGTAGATAGATTTTGTGAGGCTATGCTATTGATTGGAGAAGAAATCAGTGAAATAGAAAATAATTATGAATTAAAAAATAATAATGTAATAAGCAATTCTCCCCATACGTTGAAAGAGTTAATTGCTGATAATTGGCAATATCCTTATTCAAAAGAAAAGGCTTCTTTCCCTTATAAAACTCCAACAACTATTAAGTTTTGGTCTTCAGTTTCTAGGATCAATAATGCATATGGCGATCGCAATTTAATTTGTTCTTGCAATGTAAATCAAGATGAGACTTTAGAAGAAAAAAAATGTGCTTAA
- the gcvH gene encoding glycine cleavage system protein GcvH: protein MSYKFPDNLNYADTHEYVLEENGLLKIGVSEFAIDQLGDIVFVELADEGATLEKGETFGTIESVKAVEEVYLPFSGEIVSVNESVIENPELLQNDPIGEGWLVILKPESKASIADLMTSEEYQSKVVPK, encoded by the coding sequence ATGTCTTACAAGTTTCCAGACAACCTCAACTATGCTGATACTCATGAATATGTCTTGGAAGAAAATGGATTATTAAAAATTGGAGTTAGTGAATTCGCTATAGATCAATTAGGAGATATTGTTTTTGTTGAATTAGCTGATGAAGGTGCGACTTTAGAGAAAGGCGAGACTTTTGGAACCATAGAATCAGTTAAGGCCGTTGAGGAAGTCTATTTGCCTTTTTCAGGGGAAATAGTATCTGTAAATGAAAGTGTTATTGAGAACCCTGAGCTTTTACAGAATGATCCGATTGGAGAAGGTTGGTTAGTCATTTTGAAACCAGAATCAAAAGCATCAATTGCTGATTTGATGACCTCTGAGGAATATCAATCAAAGGTTGTACCAAAATAA
- a CDS encoding aminotransferase class I/II-fold pyridoxal phosphate-dependent enzyme: MTLDNNLKLAEHTVFSVEESLSKVFQERSNQVFQKLENILTIFKEEKVSTSHFNQSSGSGHDDISREKIDAVFARLFLAEKAAVRMQFVSGTHAISSVLFGILRPGDVMLSLTGQPYDTLEEVIGIRGGGKGSLKDFDIEYKQVNICENFDSFEEKIVHFFKENSCKLVFIQKSCGYSWRKSLTNHQIEKICSLIHSLDTNCICFVDNCYGELVEDSEPISKGANIIAGSLIKNLGGTIVPTGGYVAGDAELVEMACSRLTSPGIGSSAGINFGLGRLILQGLFLAPQIVHESLKGADMVAAVFKNLGFKVLPEPATYRSDLIQSVRLNNPDLVQKICQSFQNSSPVDSFLNVVPSSMDGYDSKLLMAGGTFIEGSTSEFSADAPLRDPYNIFVQGGSHIAHIKIALIRLLSELLEEKLISKDSLLPLST, from the coding sequence ATGACTCTTGACAATAACTTAAAACTGGCTGAACACACTGTTTTTTCTGTAGAAGAGAGTTTAAGTAAAGTTTTCCAAGAAAGGTCCAATCAGGTTTTCCAGAAATTAGAAAATATTTTGACAATTTTTAAGGAAGAAAAAGTTTCTACTAGTCATTTCAATCAATCTTCTGGTAGTGGTCATGATGATATATCTAGAGAAAAAATTGATGCAGTTTTTGCAAGATTATTTCTTGCTGAAAAGGCTGCTGTGAGGATGCAATTTGTGAGTGGAACCCATGCAATAAGTTCTGTCTTATTTGGAATTCTTCGACCCGGAGATGTAATGTTATCTCTTACAGGACAACCATATGACACGTTAGAAGAAGTCATAGGAATAAGGGGAGGAGGAAAAGGATCACTTAAAGATTTTGATATTGAATACAAGCAAGTAAATATCTGCGAGAATTTTGATTCTTTTGAAGAAAAAATTGTTCATTTTTTTAAAGAAAATTCATGTAAATTAGTATTCATACAAAAAAGTTGTGGATATAGTTGGAGAAAGTCTCTTACGAATCATCAGATAGAGAAAATTTGTAGTCTTATTCATTCTCTTGATACTAACTGCATATGTTTTGTTGATAACTGTTATGGTGAGCTTGTTGAAGATAGTGAACCAATTTCTAAAGGGGCAAATATAATTGCTGGTTCATTGATTAAAAATTTGGGAGGAACAATAGTTCCTACTGGTGGGTACGTTGCAGGAGATGCAGAGTTGGTTGAGATGGCATGTTCTAGATTAACCTCACCAGGCATTGGCTCTTCTGCAGGAATAAATTTTGGATTAGGAAGATTAATTTTGCAGGGTTTGTTTTTAGCACCACAAATTGTTCATGAATCACTAAAAGGTGCTGATATGGTTGCAGCAGTCTTTAAGAATTTGGGATTTAAGGTTTTACCAGAGCCAGCAACTTATAGATCTGATCTTATTCAGTCAGTAAGATTGAATAATCCTGATTTGGTACAAAAAATTTGTCAATCTTTTCAAAATTCTTCACCAGTAGATTCTTTTCTAAATGTTGTTCCATCATCAATGGATGGATATGATTCAAAATTATTAATGGCAGGAGGTACCTTTATTGAAGGTAGTACAAGTGAATTTTCTGCTGATGCCCCTCTAAGAGATCCTTATAATATTTTTGTTCAAGGTGGTTCTCACATAGCTCACATCAAAATTGCATTAATTCGATTATTATCTGAACTATTAGAGGAAAAATTAATTTCAAAGGATTCTCTACTTCCTTTATCTACTTAA